The genomic DNA ATTTGCGCTTTGCCCGGAGATACTGGCTGCGCACGCTCGACGGCCGGATCTTCAGGATGGAGGCAATCTCTTCCATATCATATCCCTCAAAGAGGTAGAGCGAGAGGATCACGCGATAGCCGACCGGCAGTTTCTTGCAGGCTTCCTTCACTTGGGCAACCGAATAACGGATTTCTTCCTCATCCGGCCCGTCGTCGTCGGGTTCGGTGTAGTCATCCGAGAGCTCTTCCCAGTCAGGCGTCTGTCGGCGCACGTAATCAATGGCTGTATGAACAGCTATACGGTGCATCCATGCTTCGAAACATTGTCCATCCCGATACTGGTCCAGGCGGGTGAATATTTTCAGGAAAGAATCCTGCATCGCCTCCTCCGCCTCCGGCACGTTGCCGACAATACGCAGACAGGCGACATACAGCCGCTGTGCAAATTGCTTGTAAAGGGCGAGCTGTGCAGTCCGGTTACCACGCCGGCACTCCTCGATCAGATGTACATTTGTTTCTTCCATTTTCATATATATAAACGAGGGTATCCGGAGAAACGTTGCATCTTTCCGGCAAGAAAAAGCAAAAAAGATAGCACATACCTGAAAAGGATCTATAGCTTTCCAAGAAAAAGCCTATAATCTTTTACATCAAAAGCTATAGGGTACACAAAAAGAAAGGCATCATCCCGATGCCTCTCTCTCTGAACTAAATGATAAAAATAAAAGTTATGTGGGAAGGTTATTATTCTTCTGTATCTCCCGTATCTTTTGATTTGTAATCCAACTCGACGGTATTATAGTCGTTCGAGGCGAAAGATTTATATTTGATCTTCAACTTCACCGTCTTGCCTTCCGTACTCGGCAACTTATCCAGCTTGAAAGACACCAAGCCGGCCGAAGGTCTGAGGGACGAATCGATATTGCCATAAGCGTTATGACGGAACTCCAATTCATACGGATCGGCACTGTTTGTCTGTACCAGGTTCAGGAAATGCTTGACATTGTCGTTGTAACCTCTTTGAATATAGAAATCGAACGTGATATATCCGTCCTCGATCCACACTCCGTTCTTAGACCAAATGCTACCGCCATTCAAGGCCAGCATATCCGTTCCGTAATAGGAATCATTTTCCGATCCCAGGTCAGGAGCGATCGGTTTGGTCAGAAGGGTATCCATTCTTAACAATTGAACAGACTGATCATAGCCTTCAGTCTTCTTCTCGTCGTTCTTATATATAACGAACGCACGAATTTCTTTCAAATTCTCAGGCACATATGAGTTTGTCGGGAACAGCGTCGTACTGTCGTCGAGCTGCATATAGTAAGAATTATCACTCAATGGTTTTACCGTTACAATAGCCTGGACACTATCTCTCCAAAATTCGCTGTAAGCGTCGTCATCATCCAAACATGAATAAAAAACTGTAGAACCTAACAAGATTCCAACCAATAGCATAAAACTTTTCAACGTCTTCATAACATGTATCTAATTTGTTTATTTTTCTTTCTAAAAAGGAAGATGATAAACACTCTGCAAATGCTGCAAAGACTGTTTACAAAAAATGTTAATGCTTCAGTGATTGATAGATAAGCTCCGCTGTACGCCGGGAAGCACCCGGTTTTCCAAGCAGGCGGATCATCTCGTCATAGCCGTCGAGCATGCGTCTACGGTAGGCATGATCATTCAAGACACGTCCTAACTCATCATGTATCTGGTCATACGAAAATCGGACACCGAACAGCTCCTGCACCACTTCGCGTCCGGCTATCAGATTGACCAGCGAAATGTATTTCGTATGGAAGAAATGGCGAAAAATAAAACTTGCCAGCCGGCCGGCCGCGACATAATAGCAGACGACTTGCGGCACACGGAAAAGCGATGTCTCAAGCGTAGCCGTCCCCGATGTAACCAACGCCGCATCACTATGGCTGAGGAGAGGATAGGTTTTGCCGAACACGATCTTCACATCCGCGTCGCCGATATATTGCCTGTAATATTCCGGTTCCAAACCGGGAGCACCGGCAATCACAGGCTGGTGGCCCGGATAGGCGGTTGCCACCTTCAGCATGGTCGGAAGGTTGTCTTTGATCTCCTGACGGCGGCTGCCTGCCAACAGCGCCAATACGGGGCGTTCGTCCAACTGTTCGTCCTCACGGAATGTATCAGGTCCGGCCGCCTGTTTCTCCCTATAGCAGGCAACCGAATCGACCGAAGGATTGCCCACATAGTCCACCGGATAGTCGAGATTGCGGAAAAACTCCACTTCGAAAGGCAGGATGCAGAACATCCGGTCCACGTAGCGACGGAAATCCTTGATACGATACTGTTTCCAAGCCCATATCTTAGGTGAAATATAATAGTAGACAGGCAGCCCCAACTGCGTCTTTACATATTTGGCTATCTTCAAATTGAACCCCGGATAATCGATCAGGATCACCACATCGGGCCTGTACTGCCGGATTTCCTCCTGGCAGGCTTTCATGTTGTTCAGGATCGTACGGAGATTGAGCAGTACGGGGATAAAGCCCATGAAAGCCATATCCCTGTAATGCTTCACCAGCGTCCCTCCGACTGCCTGCATAAGATCGCCGCCCAGGAAACGAAAATCCGCTTCGGCATCCTGCTTCTTCAGTGCTGCCATCAGGTTGGAGGCATGCAGATCACCGGAAGCTTCGCCCGCTATTAAAAAATATTTCATATTTTTTCAGTTGAAAGTTGAAAGTTGAGAGTTGCAAAGATCAAGAGAATAAAGTAAGCTGGAACCGGAATAATTTCACGTTATCTATTTCCAACTTTCAATTTTCAACTCTCAACTTTCAACTGATTTTTTAGCACAGCTAAAAAATCATAGTCCGTCACATCTATCTTGCAAGGAACAAGCGAGGCGTAGCCGCTGTCGAGCGCCAACGTGTCGTTGTCGGCATGGATCGGCTTGGCATTCTCGAATGCACCGGCAAGCCAGAAGACAGGTTCGCCCGCTGCGTTTTCCGACCGTTTGAATTCATTGGTCCAGCGCCCGTCCGCCTGCCGGCATACCTTCATTCCTTTTACGTTCGGGACATTGGGAACGTTCAGGTTCAGATAAGTGCCATGCGGCAATCCTTCTTTTATGATCCGCCGTGCAAGCATGCGCCCTAAACGGCAGCTCTCGGCAAAGTCGGCATCCGCACGATGATCCAAGAGCGACACGCCCATCGAAGGAATACCGAACACGCATCCTTCGGCAGCTGCCCCCATCGTACCGGAATACTGGATGCAGATGGCATGGTTGCCACCATGATTGATCCCGGAGGCCAACAGGTCAGGCTTGCGCTCCAACACCTCGTTGATGGCCAGTTTCACACAATCGACCGGAGTCCCGGTACAGCTATAAACCGTCAGTCCTTTTTCTTTCCTCACCAATGTATACTTGATCGGCACGAGCGAAGTGATCGCGCTTGCCATTCCCGAACGGGGCCCGTCGGGAGCGAAAACCACAATGTCCCCAAGGTCCCGGAGGCACTCGGTGAGTTCTTTTATCCCCTTGGCTTCAACGCCGTCATCGTTTGTAATCAGAATAAGCGGTCTATCGTTCATCATATCGTTATTTAATTGCACACAAATATAGTGAAAAAGCGCAAAGTAACGCAGACTTATCCTTTATAGATAATGACATCTGCGTTACTCTGCGCTTGTCTGTGTAATTTGCGTCCTGTTAAGCTCTAATTAAAGAACCTGAATGCCTTCTTCACGGGCTGCTTCTTCTCCGGAAGGAGTGATCAGCTTGTAGCCCTTACCGTGAATGTTGATGATTTCGATTCCCGGATCATCCTTCAACAGCTTGCGAAGTTTCGTGATATATACGTCCATGCTACGGGCATTGAAGTAGTTATCGTCTACCCAGATTGTCTTCAGTGCATAATTACGTTCCAATATTTCATTTGCATGTGCGCAAAGGAGACTCAGAAGTTCGCATTCCTTAGTTGTCAGCTTCGTGACCTTGTCGCCGATAGCCAGTGTCTGTTTCTGGGTATCGAACAAGAAGTTTCCTAACTTGTAGAAAGGAATATCTTTCATTTTCTTGCCTTTCACGCGGCGAAGGATCGCTTCGATACGGAGCAAGAGTTCTTCCATGCTGAAAGGTTTCGTCAGATAATCATCCGCACCGATTTTGAAACCTTCCAGGATATCTTCCTTCATAGTCTTGGCCGTAAGGAAGATAACAGGGATATCAGGGTTGATAGAACGGATTTCCTGAGCCAGCGTGAAGCCGTCTTTTTTCGGCATCATCACGTCAAGTACGCAAAGGTCATATTTGCCTTTGGTGAAACCTTTGTAACCGGCTTCTCCATCGGAGAAGAGGTCAGTCACATAACCTTTTGCCTGCAAGTATTCTCTTAATAGCATACCCAGGTTTTCGTCGTCTTCGCAAAAGAAGATTTTTAGTTTTTCTTCCATAACTAACTTTTTATAAGAGGTAAAGTAATAATAAATTTTGTTCCTACATTTCCGGTTCCCACTTCGGCACGTATCGTACCTTTATGGTCCTCTACTATTTTACGGACGTAAGCAAGTCCGAGTCCGAACCCTTTCACGTCGTGTACGTTTCCTGTCGGCACGCGGAAGAAGCGGTCGAATACTTTCTTGAGGTATTCTTTCTTGATCCCGATGCCGTTGTCCTCGATCGATATCAACAACTTGCCGTTCTCGTTCCAGGTGCGGCACATCAGCGTCAGCGGCACTTCGAGGCGGCGATACTTCACGGCGTTGTCCAGCAGGTTGAACAGTACGTTCGTGATGTGCATCTCATCCACGTAGATATCCGAATCTTCTGCCTGCAGGTCGATGTCGATCGTGCCGTCATACTTCTCGACTTTCAGGGCGAATGTATTGGCAACGCTTGCCAGCAAATCGTTCGCATCCACCTCCTTCAGCTTGAGGGCTGCTTTCTGGCGTTCGAACAGCGACATTTGCAGCACCTTTTCCACCAGGAAGCCCAATCGTTTCGTCTCGTCGTTGATCACCCCGGAGATATGCTTGAACACATCGGGGCTCTTCGTGATGTCCGAGTCCTTCAGCATCTGTGCGGCAAGCGAGATGGTCGAAACCGGTGTCTTCAGTTCGTGCGTCATATTGTTGATAAAGTCATTCTTCATTTCCGAAAGTCGCTTCTGACGGAACACGATATAAATGGTAAAGATAAACGTTACCAAAAGTATCAGCGAGAAGATGATTGACGGTACGATAAATGTTACAGAACTTGAAATATAATCACCCTTCGTCGGGAAATACACTTTCAGGTAATTCTGCTTCGAAGGAGGATCGTTGGGGAACAGCACCTGTTGAATCACGTCTGATACAGGAGGAATATCCCCGTTCTGATAGACGATCTTTCCGTCTTTGTTAATAACAGCAAAGACGAACGGCAGGTTCAATCCGTTGTTAACAAATTCTGATTTTAAGTAATTATTCAGCTTTTTAAAATCTATCCTTTCTTCGATCGGCTTCAGGTTTGCCGTATGCAAGATATTCAAGATCACTTCGTTAAACAACCCGCTTTGGTACTGATAACGACGTTTCAGCGTTTGCTGCAAATCCTTTGACGTACTAACGATACTGTTAGGTACTTTATTGCTGCCCAGCGAAGAAAGCGGTTCAAACTTGCGTGTCCGGATATCGCTATGAAACTCGATATGTTCTACAGTTCCATCGGCATTAGTGAACTGCATCTTGTATTTTTTCTCAGTGATGATTCCACCGCCAAGACTGCTCTGTTCGTTCTGGTATAGGTAATTGTTGGCCTCGTCACGGCTGAGATCTTCTTCCAGATACCGGGCCGTTTCATCAAGCTCCAGATTTTTCGAGACTTGGTGCATCGATCGTTTGACTGTTTCATTGAACTG from Parabacteroides merdae ATCC 43184 includes the following:
- a CDS encoding RNA polymerase sigma factor, whose translation is MKMEETNVHLIEECRRGNRTAQLALYKQFAQRLYVACLRIVGNVPEAEEAMQDSFLKIFTRLDQYRDGQCFEAWMHRIAVHTAIDYVRRQTPDWEELSDDYTEPDDDGPDEEEIRYSVAQVKEACKKLPVGYRVILSLYLFEGYDMEEIASILKIRPSSVRSQYLRAKRKLLDIIAANKENG
- a CDS encoding NigD1/NigD2 family lipoprotein, encoding MKTLKSFMLLVGILLGSTVFYSCLDDDDAYSEFWRDSVQAIVTVKPLSDNSYYMQLDDSTTLFPTNSYVPENLKEIRAFVIYKNDEKKTEGYDQSVQLLRMDTLLTKPIAPDLGSENDSYYGTDMLALNGGSIWSKNGVWIEDGYITFDFYIQRGYNDNVKHFLNLVQTNSADPYELEFRHNAYGNIDSSLRPSAGLVSFKLDKLPSTEGKTVKLKIKYKSFASNDYNTVELDYKSKDTGDTEE
- the rprY gene encoding response regulator transcription factor RprY, encoding MEEKLKIFFCEDDENLGMLLREYLQAKGYVTDLFSDGEAGYKGFTKGKYDLCVLDVMMPKKDGFTLAQEIRSINPDIPVIFLTAKTMKEDILEGFKIGADDYLTKPFSMEELLLRIEAILRRVKGKKMKDIPFYKLGNFLFDTQKQTLAIGDKVTKLTTKECELLSLLCAHANEILERNYALKTIWVDDNYFNARSMDVYITKLRKLLKDDPGIEIINIHGKGYKLITPSGEEAAREEGIQVL
- the lpxB gene encoding lipid-A-disaccharide synthase, whose amino-acid sequence is MKYFLIAGEASGDLHASNLMAALKKQDAEADFRFLGGDLMQAVGGTLVKHYRDMAFMGFIPVLLNLRTILNNMKACQEEIRQYRPDVVILIDYPGFNLKIAKYVKTQLGLPVYYYISPKIWAWKQYRIKDFRRYVDRMFCILPFEVEFFRNLDYPVDYVGNPSVDSVACYREKQAAGPDTFREDEQLDERPVLALLAGSRRQEIKDNLPTMLKVATAYPGHQPVIAGAPGLEPEYYRQYIGDADVKIVFGKTYPLLSHSDAALVTSGTATLETSLFRVPQVVCYYVAAGRLASFIFRHFFHTKYISLVNLIAGREVVQELFGVRFSYDQIHDELGRVLNDHAYRRRMLDGYDEMIRLLGKPGASRRTAELIYQSLKH
- the surE gene encoding 5'/3'-nucleotidase SurE, with amino-acid sequence MMNDRPLILITNDDGVEAKGIKELTECLRDLGDIVVFAPDGPRSGMASAITSLVPIKYTLVRKEKGLTVYSCTGTPVDCVKLAINEVLERKPDLLASGINHGGNHAICIQYSGTMGAAAEGCVFGIPSMGVSLLDHRADADFAESCRLGRMLARRIIKEGLPHGTYLNLNVPNVPNVKGMKVCRQADGRWTNEFKRSENAAGEPVFWLAGAFENAKPIHADNDTLALDSGYASLVPCKIDVTDYDFLAVLKNQLKVES
- a CDS encoding sensor histidine kinase, with product MRKSTIWLLAVVMAFAFAGLLFLQVKYVSIILKKSSEQFNETVKRSMHQVSKNLELDETARYLEEDLSRDEANNYLYQNEQSSLGGGIITEKKYKMQFTNADGTVEHIEFHSDIRTRKFEPLSSLGSNKVPNSIVSTSKDLQQTLKRRYQYQSGLFNEVILNILHTANLKPIEERIDFKKLNNYLKSEFVNNGLNLPFVFAVINKDGKIVYQNGDIPPVSDVIQQVLFPNDPPSKQNYLKVYFPTKGDYISSSVTFIVPSIIFSLILLVTFIFTIYIVFRQKRLSEMKNDFINNMTHELKTPVSTISLAAQMLKDSDITKSPDVFKHISGVINDETKRLGFLVEKVLQMSLFERQKAALKLKEVDANDLLASVANTFALKVEKYDGTIDIDLQAEDSDIYVDEMHITNVLFNLLDNAVKYRRLEVPLTLMCRTWNENGKLLISIEDNGIGIKKEYLKKVFDRFFRVPTGNVHDVKGFGLGLAYVRKIVEDHKGTIRAEVGTGNVGTKFIITLPLIKS